The sequence below is a genomic window from Deinococcus humi.
TCCACGCCCGCTTGCTGGAACGACTGGGCACCCTGAACGCCGCGACGCTGTTGCGGACGCCCGGCGACGAGTTGCGTGCGGCGGGTCTATCGTGGGCCAAGGTGCGAACCGTGAGGGCCATCGCCGAGGCGGAGAGGACGGGCGCGGTGGACTTCGCCCACATCGCCACGCTGCCCGACGAGGACGTGATCGCCGCCCTGGTTCCCCTGCCCGGCATCGGGCGCTGGACCGCCGAGATGTTCCTGATGTTCGCCCTGGCCCGTTCCGACGTATTCAGCATGGGCGATCTGGCGCTGCGCCAGGGGCTGACGCGGCTATACCCGGGGGTGCCAGCCGACGAGGTGCTGGCCCTGTGGACGCCGTACCGCACGCTGGCCGCCCGCTATCTGTGGGCCGACAACCACCGGGTCAGGGTGGGCGGCGGGCCGATGGGCTAAGGAGACCGTGGATCAGCCCTGCGAACCTTCCCGCTCCTG
It includes:
- a CDS encoding DNA-3-methyladenine glycosylase family protein; the encoded protein is MPISSPLLDHGDATAHLSRDPTMRELILRNGELPLLTPTPDPFGTLIRNVNGQQLSVKAAASIHARLLERLGTLNAATLLRTPGDELRAAGLSWAKVRTVRAIAEAERTGAVDFAHIATLPDEDVIAALVPLPGIGRWTAEMFLMFALARSDVFSMGDLALRQGLTRLYPGVPADEVLALWTPYRTLAARYLWADNHRVRVGGGPMG